CGGTCCATATCCGGCAGCTGGCGCATCTGTGTGCGGGCGCGCTGGAGCTTGTGCTTCAACGCATCGGTCTGGGCCGGCACGTCCTTGAGAGACAGAGGGGCGTTAGggctggcgccgccgagtgGGTTGGGTgtcgcgccggcgccggtgccggccgGGGTGGCGCCGGTaatgccgccgacggagccCGAGgtctggatggcggcgcgcaggCGGGTGAGGATGCCCGTCAGCTCGGtgagggtgtcgagggcgtcgggcGAAAGGGTGGATGGGAGCTCGAGGGGATGAGGCGGCATTTTGGGAGGTTGCAGAAGCTTCAAAATGGATGCAGATGGAGCGCGGGAGCTTCAGACTCGGTagggagcttctcga
The DNA window shown above is from Colletotrichum destructivum chromosome 2, complete sequence and carries:
- a CDS encoding Putative mediator of RNA polymerase II transcription subunit 9; this translates as MPPHPLELPSTLSPDALDTLTELTGILTRLRAAIQTSGSVGGITGATPAGTGAGATPNPLGGASPNAPLSLKDVPAQTDALKHKLQRARTQMRQLPDMDRSISEQEEEISQLEERIRMQREVLDRLRELGVQFGHEEGGTGDKMETE